The genome window GATGTTATGTATTTACTGCAGATCTAAGCTTGGGGATGAGATTGGCAAGATTCTGCAAATTCCTTACACGTAAGTGCTGAACCATTTAGGTTCTTGTTAATCTGGCTTTACACTATGGAAAGAGTCAAGATAATACATTGTTGAAGTTTCTTATATGTGCCGATTGCCAGTTTTTGACAGATTTAATACCAGTTTTCATAATAggaattgaattttaatttttaactgtTGTTGATCTTTACAGCTTTGTCCTATTCAGATCTATAGTATAATACTATAATTGGTACCGTTTTTAGTCAAGTCATATGTTTTACTTTGAGTTCCTTTTTTAGGGGATGGGGGAAGATGTTTTtattggtaaataatcagcagACAGCTCTGTGATAAGGACTCGGAATCagaatattaaattttctttgATTATTAAGAGATCAATGATCTTATAAGGCAAATAAAAACGAGGTTACTTTCGTGATGATTGATTCAAGTATATAACACAAATGTGTAGAGCATAAAATATATGTTTCTAATGCTGCCTAGTATCTAGTCATATTATAGTTGGAGATTCCTATCCTGTTATATCTCATATTTAATATTCAATGCATGGGACATATGTTTTTCTATCCTGTTATGTCATGTTTTGGATGCTTGCAGTGTGTTTCTTGTTATGGTTTGCACTTTTTAATAGGAACATCATATTGTTTTTTCCCTTCTTGGCAATATATGCCGGCTGCAAAGAAGGACCAAGTCAGAAATGGCAAGGATAACAAATGTATATCTAGGATTCTAGGTAGCCGGCAAAGATACCAATCTCTGTGCAGGATTGCATGAATACCAAGTCCTAACCGAATTTTCCCTCCTCAGTCCTCAAGTTAACCTGGTTAATGGACGGGTCATCAAAAGCCTTGCGGTAATGCAGTAAATTGAAGAAGTGGCGATGAAGCAGAAGGCCAAGGACGTTAAAATCTTGATTTCCAAGACTTGCCCATTCTGAAGACGATGGCATATAGTCAAGCTTCTTCACCTCTACAGTCTGAGAGTCGTCAAGGTTCtgtttttagcaagaaataCATATGGGGAGGAGTTATCGTCGCCATATCaatgttattttttgttggCTCAATGTTCTGCTGCTTTAGGAAAAAGCTTTATGCAAACTGCAGATCACGTAGGAAACAAAAAGGCAAGTGAAATACACAAGAAATCAGTTGTCGATTGCAACTGGTTCTTAATTTGCAAATTTCTTTATATCGTTCATGCACGAGTTGTACAAATAGTTTCTTTTATATCGTTCAAATACTGACAATTTCTGAATGATTAGGAGCTCTAAAAGCTGAAGAACTAATGCTAAGGATCTTCCAGCTGGAAGAAATACTGAAAGCAACAAACAATTTCAGCGAAGATTGTCTGTTAGGGACTGGTGCATTTGGAAATGTTTACCAAGGAACGTTTGACAGAGAGATATTGGCTATCAAGAAGGCCCATAGTGAATCCTACATGAGCACCGAAGAATTCATTAACGGTAAGCTGAAATTAACTCTCGTGTCTGACATCTCTAGCAGCAAATGCTGTGTTCAAACTGTGTAATAACTGATCTGTCTAGAGCTTCATTTAACCAGAAGTCAGGTTACTTGCGAGAGTTAAGCATGGGAACCTTGTCGGTTTAGTTGGGTTCTGCGAAGAAGCTGGTATACTCATAACTAACCTTTAATGAATTCAAGGAGACCGAATTTACAGGTCATTAGTTAAGAAAATCGAAAAATGATTGTCTTTGATACGTTATATTGCCTGCAACAGGGCCCAAGGGAGCAAAGATACTGGTTTATGAATATGTTCCCAATGGTTCACTGCTTGACTATATTATGGGTAACGTTCTGTATCGAACTCAGAAACTCGATGCTGTgacatgaaataaaattttccaTGCTTGTTCTGAATTTCCATATTTATTGTAGGAAGGGGAGGGAAGAGCTTAACCTGGAGACAGAGAGTGAGCATAGCCATTGGAGCAGCCAAAGGTGAAGTCTATGATGGGGTAATGTGATTGATTGATTAATCCAACAGCAGACGGCAGTATTTGAAATGTGTTAATCTGACTATCCCAGGAATAGCTCATCTGCACGAAGGAATCAAGCCGGGTATAATCCACCGGGACATAAAACCAAGCAACATCCTAATCGGAGAAAGCTTCGAGGCCAAGGTCTCAGATTTTGGGCTCGTGATATCGGGTCCTAGTGGTGATCAATCCCATGTCAGCTCTCAAATCAAAGGGACACCAGGGTACCTCGACCCGGCCTATTGCTCAACTCTCCATTTGACTCCATTCACTGATGTCTTTAGCTTTGGAGTCATATTGCTGCAGCTTGTTGCTGCCAGACCTGTGATTCTCTCAACTAAAGCCCATCCCAATCACCATATTATTGACTGGGTATGTGCACACCTGCAATCTCCATTCTCTACTTCAAGATTTAGGAGTTTCTTAATACCCTTCTGTTGGGCTGCGGCTCGGAGAGCCAAGTCCAGCATCCTGCTATCGAAAAGTGACGTTGACTGCTACGCaagtataatgaaataaagttacgCTGTCATTACTAACTATAGCTTTTAACGTAATGGTAAACTCTTGATCTGACCATTGGTATCAGAGTAGAGCCGAGTCAGCATCCTACCATTGAAACGTGACGTTGACTGTTacgcaagtataaaaaaaaaaagttgcgcATCTgttactagctatagcttttaacgtagtggtaagcgcttgatcctgaCACCTTCTATGCTGAAATTGCAGGCAAGGCCTAGCTTGGAGCAAGGCAAGGTCGAGGATATTGTTGACGTTAACCTTTTATTGGAGCCCTGCAACATGGAGATGATGCTGAAAATGGGACAACTAGGCCTAAAATGTGTGGTGCAAGACCCCAAGCAAAGGCCAACCATGACACAAGTCTGGCAAGAACTAGAGGCAGCTCTCAACTTGGTTGACAATGCCATACATAAACAGCCTTCACACCATCTCTGCAGACCAGCCAGCAGGTCAAGCCAATTGACAGAAATCTGGAACCAAGACTCAACACAGATCTCCTCTCAGAACTCCATTAGTATAGATGCCATCCAACTCCAAAAGTTTTACATAGAGATGGATAGCTTATCCCACTTTCCAAGTGAAAATTTGGGGTGGCTGGAGAATAAGTGTGCAGATGTTGATGATTATGATTCTCAGAATCTTAAGGAAACTATTATAGCTGTGGAAGACTATAACATGCATCGTTAAACATCATTTCTACTAAGAAGTCTGTGAGACTATGTTTCTCTTGTACATAGCTTGGTATCTATGGTGTGGAGTATTCTGTTGGTAACTCAAACACTTCTGGTTTGAGTTTCTTTAATTCATAAATTGTATCATGAGTTTTGATTCATCAAGTGATGAATTTTTATGTGGCTTTTCACTAGATTTATGATAAATGCTTTTTAAATTCTCGAGTAATatcttgaaaatttttatactccgtaatagttTTCATAAGCTTGTTAGTATTAAGATAATGATTTTGGACCTCCTAACTCTCTAAAATATGCATGTAAactatgaaaaaagaaattctaagaaaattaataatGGCAATATACCACATGTACCCTATACCTCAAATTATTGAGTAACTAGCAATGTGACTTTTTGCTATATTTATGATAAATGCTCTTTAAAGTCTTGAGCAATATCATAATTGTATGCATTAAATGAAGTTTGCCTTGTGATCATAACCGACAAAAGATCAGACGGTCAAGTTTAAAACCTCAATtacttaattaaattatttagagtAATCCTTGATTTTAAAcctctaaaatttttaaaatatgcatGTGAAATCTggacattatttttttagaaaaactAATAGTTGCAATATACAATCATTATACCGTGGATCACTGGCATAATGCTGATTTTAAATATACTACCTAAACGTGAACATTcaatacattaataataaaaatttaatatattaaaaataaacatttatcaataatttatattacaaTGTGAACAATAATTGACAATATAATTTACCGACAACATACCACATCACAATTTGAACCATAATTTACAGTATAATTTACCGTAAACCATAATTCACAGTATAATTTACTGACAACGTACCACATTACAATGTGAACCATAATTCGCAGTATAATTTACCGATAACATATCATATTACAATTTAAACCATAATTCACAGTATAATTTACAGACAACATA of Ipomoea triloba cultivar NCNSP0323 chromosome 3, ASM357664v1 contains these proteins:
- the LOC116013300 gene encoding probable serine/threonine-protein kinase PBL11, with the translated sequence MAYSQASSPLQSESRQGSVFSKKYIWGGVIVAISMLFFVGSMFCCFRKKLYANCRSRRKQKGALKAEELMLRIFQLEEILKATNNFSEDCLLGTGAFGNVYQGTFDREILAIKKAHSESYMSTEEFINEVRLLARVKHGNLVGLVGFCEEAGPKGAKILVYEYVPNGSLLDYIMGRGGKSLTWRQRVSIAIGAAKGIAHLHEGIKPGIIHRDIKPSNILIGESFEAKVSDFGLVISGPSGDQSHVSSQIKGTPGYLDPAYCSTLHLTPFTDVFSFGVILLQLVAARPVILSTKAHPNHHIIDWARPSLEQGKVEDIVDVNLLLEPCNMEMMLKMGQLGLKCVVQDPKQRPTMTQVWQELEAALNLVDNAIHKQPSHHLCRPASRSSQLTEIWNQDSTQISSQNSISIDAIQLQKFYIEMDSLSHFPSENLGWLENKCADVDDYDSQNLKETIIAVEDYNMHR